From one Solanum stenotomum isolate F172 chromosome 12, ASM1918654v1, whole genome shotgun sequence genomic stretch:
- the LOC125848154 gene encoding NDR1/HIN1-like protein 6, protein MADQQKIHPVSVPEPAQVAPLPKPTAPLVPRGSSRSENGDPERQQPPPPLKRSLTPYSPLKPPKKKRGCCVRCLCWSCCLFFLLIVLIGIAAAVVYLVFQPKLPKYSVDSMRITQFNLNTDTSLSATFNVNITARNPNKRIGIYYENGSHLSVWYKGTNLCEGKLPKFYQGHRNTTQLNVHLTGQTQNATNLLQLLSDDQQQGKIPLNIRVKVPVRIKLGKLKLMKWKFLLKCSLNVDNLSQDNVIRIRDNKCKVRFRF, encoded by the coding sequence ATGGCTGATCAGCAAAAAATCCATCCGGTTTCGGTTCCGGAGCCGGCGCAGGTAGCCCCGCTACCCAAACCCACAGCTCCGTTGGTGCCACGTGGCTCTTCCCGTTCAGAGAACGGGGATCCTGAACGTCAGCAACCACCACCACCATTGAAAAGATCGTTAACCCCATATTCACCCTTAAAAccaccaaaaaagaaaagaggctGCTGCGTAAGATGCCTATGTTGGTCATGTTGCCTATTTTTCCTACTAATCGTACTCATAGGCATCGCAGCAGCCGTAGTTTACCTAGTCTTCCAaccaaaattaccaaaatactCCGTCGATAGCATGAGAATTACCCAATTTAACCTCAACACCGACACGAGCTTGTCTGCGACATTTAACGTGAACATAACCGCAAGAAATCCCAACAAACGAATCGGAATTTACTACGAAAACGGAAGCCATTTGAGTGTATGGTACAAAGGCACAAATTTATGCGAAGGGAAATTACCTAAGTTTTATCAAGGTCATAGAAATACTACGCAACTCAACGTTCACTTAACAGGACAAACACAGAATGCTACAAATTTGTTACAATTACTGAGTGATGATCAACAGCAAGGCAAAATTCCATTAAATATTCGAGTTAAGGTTCCTGTGAGGATTAAATTGGGGAAATTGAAGCTAATGAAATGGAAATTCTTGTTGAAGTGCAGCCTAAACGTGGATAATTTATCTCAGGATAATGTTATTCGGATCAGGGATAATAAGTGTAAGGTTCGTTTTAGGTTTTAA